The segment AAGGAATGACAACAATTCCACCCTGGCAGGTAAGAACCCTTCAAGTCTGACACATTTTCTGGTACTCTGACATCTGCATTGACTGTGGATAGCTAGTACATCCTTAAGAGTTAATATTATATTAAATCTTGTATTAAATCAGTAAATTAGGTAAACTAGAGTCTGTAGGGATTCTGCAGTCATTCTCAAAGTGTCAGTCTAAGAACCCTGAACACTTGGCATTACAGCAGAGGTAATCACATCTATTTTAGGCACCTAATTTTCAGAGTAGAGCCTCCAAGAGTATCCTAAGTAGCACATGTAGAAGGGGAAACACCTTTAGAAAACCACAGACGACAACAGGCTAAAGATGTTAACATGGAGGCTTCAAACACTGCCAATGATTGATCCCTAAGCAGAATGAAAATGCCATTCCCTCTTCTTTTATAACCTTCACATTCCTTCAAGGAGTGATTTTCACAGTTGAAGTTTGTGATTGCTCCCAAAAGATCTGCAGGAATTACGTAAGAAAAAACAAGCCTTTGGATCATAAACTTGAATTTgttatatgtgtatgtgtgatCTGTAACATCACAGGGAAATTGTGATGGTTCTACAGATTGAAAAAGGGCGGACAACAGGGCTTTAAGTAAACATCAACTCCTCTAATAGACACCAGCAAATTCTATATAATATAGCAGAGCTCTGTACACAGCACTTTTGAGACCATCCCTCCACTCCCAGTTGTGCCCCTAGAAATGCTGAGCACCTGTTCGTTCTGCAGTTGAAGTGTCAGGTTGGCCTCTGTTCCCTTCAAGTGCTCCAGGCAATGTTTaagttctttcttttgctcttcctGATCAGAATTCCCAGATTTTCACAGGTAGAGTTGCAAAGGGAACATCAAAGAAAGAAGGTGTCAGGTAAGAATGTGAGGCAGAGCATCAAACTATCGAGTAGAAACTTTACAATATAAAGTGTGCTTCATGGCATTCTGACCATATTGCATCTTTTCCCACATACCTGCTTCATCAAAAAAGATGAAGACAAAGATTGAAATTTCTTGCTACAGAGAATCAGAATGATAAGGTTTTACCTTTTGAGTTATAGTCATGCATAACTGGTTATTCTCTTCCTTTAAACTTTCACATTGCTTAGTCTTGTCATGGTCCGAATGAACCAGGTCTTCAATTTCCTTCTCATAACTCAGAAGTTGAGACTAGGGAGAAAGAAGAGTGGGCAGTAAGTGAATACAAACAGTTATGACTGAGAAGCTCCTTTTGCTGCATGCAGCAAATCTCCAGAACCTGTGGCTGACCAATCTGAGACAGTCcataaaagcaaagaagggAATCTATGTGTTTTGTACCTGCAGCTGATCAACATGATCCAGGGTCGTTTTCAGTCTGGTTTCCAGATGTTCCTTTTCAGAGGTTACATTCTGAATTTGCTCTTTGAATCTattacaagcaagaaaaaatacaacactttcacaaacagaaatttCATCCACAACAGCAATATGTTTGCTTACATGGAATCCAGTTTTAATTGATCCTGTAGATACACTTACTGGTGCAGTTCTGCCTCTCTGCACTCATTCAGCTCCTTCaggtgtttattttcctttttcagggaattcagctccagctccattttttctgtgctgctcctaAGAAActccaaaacattttgcagctcctgaaaatcaaaatgaagtcagtaggaagaaaaatgggaCTCAGGCAAGAGTCCTCCTCTGCACTGGAACTGCAAAATGCAATGCTTCCGGGCAGCCCacctgaaggagaaaaatctctCCTTTGTATATTTCAGACCCCGTTTTCTTACATTAAGCCCTGagcaaaactgaaagagaaaacaggaatgttaagagcagggctgggcttaCAATTTCAGGAGGGCCTACTAAACATTTTTGAGAACTCTCCTTCCCATGTGTTCCTGAACCCCATGTCTGATGATGCCTCTTGTTCATCATTGTAATCATTATCGTAGTAGAGGTGGTGTACCCCTTGTTAAATGATTCAACAGATAATACAGGAAGAAAGCATTCTAATTTTCTCCTGGAAGCATACAACAGAGCATGACCTGACTCAGTCTTTCTACCTTATCTTTCAGAATTTAAGCTTCTGACTTCATATATGAACTTTTGTTGTACCTGTGTCTTCTTGAGGTCCTCCTGCagatctgtgttttgtttctggagaCTTGCACAGTTGGCTTGCAGCTCCTCGTTTTCTTTAAGcaaatttttgttttgctgttcaaTCTCTTCCACTTCTCCCTTGCAAGCAAAGTTGTTTAGTTGTAgtgaaagcataaaaaaaaacccctatGCTCCAAACATCTCTATGCAGgacactgcaaaataaatgtggTTGGCTTCACAACACCCCAGTGTCCATGTGCACACATTTCCCATCTaatggaaagcaaataaaagcaaaggcaggAAGAAGCAGAGGGAGAGAGGATACATACTTGTGTGGTAACCACCAGAATATCATCCTCGGTCTCTGCTCTGAACTGGAAAGGCACACTGGCTCCACGGATCATACCATCCTGGTCAATGTAGCAGAACTGGTAGTATTCATCATCTTTTGGCAGGTAGTAAGCTTCAgacaaacacaacagcaacactGTCACATACAGCTTCTAATCATTTGAGTCTTTTAACTATATAGCACAGAAAGTCAGAAGCTAAGAAAACAGACATGTTACTTTAATATTGTTCCTCCACCATTACTAGTTCTTTGTGACAGTGATTgcaacacaaacaaaatcattCTGACAGGACTGCAGAACCCAGTAGATTTGAGATACTTTTTTGTCTGTTAGGCTGATGGGATCTGAAGTTTACCAAAGCACGTTACTAagatattctgtaattctaaatATAATAGTTATTAGTGGCAGTAGTGTGGGAGTATGTGTGTATGCACCTGCACATATATACCATAAGTGACCCAACCTCCCAGCTCACCTTTGAACTGGATCTGTTGCTGCACAGCAGTATTGCCATGGACATCACTGGGCTGAGGAGCCCACATGAATGTGTAATATTCTCGGGTGGTTTTCCATCCCACCTGCAATAGCAAAACTCATGTAAAGGATTACATACTTCACGTTTATCCTATGGCAAATGGTTCGTGTTTTTACATAGATCAGCCATTGGGAGGACTTTTGTATTGATATAACAACTTCTTAGAGTTGTAGGCTATGCATCCATCAAAGATCCTCACCACTTTATGCCTTATTCTATGGAATGTGTTAGGTAGGTGAGGGAGCACTAAAGTAGGAGACATGTTGGAAGAGATGGTGCCAGTATGGTCTTTAATTGTCCTTCACAGATTCTATGAATTATAGTCTGTTTGATTGGCCTTGAAGCTGTTCAAGTAACAACAGTTCTGGCATTCTGTCCCTGGGCATGAGAAAAATGGTGCATGACACAAGGTTattgctgaaaataaattctttaccCTGTTCTACCAAAGCCTTAATACTTTTCTTAAGGCTGAAGTATCAAATAAATGCCAAATAAATTTTGTTAGCAGCTGTATCTTCATACTTGGTTTCACAGTATTCACTTACCCGGAAGATGCCCACCCAATCCTTCCCACGAGGAACAATGTTGTGAGTGAGAGTATAGTGACAGGTTACATCCCCTCCAGGAGCATAACATTTCTCCACGTTGTTAAAGATGACTTGGGAGAAGCAGCCGCTGTCTAAAATGACAGCAGAAGTGGGAGGTTCATCTGAAGTCTCATCCATTGTGGAAGTCTACAAGAGGAGAAAGCATAATGTGATTATCTCACCTTCGCATGCTGCCAATATAATCGTGTTCAGGAAGGATACGAAGAGGAATAGTTTGTGAGTGACAGAGCTGTAAGATCCAAAGTCCTTTACACATGGACCAGTATTTATCAGCAAGGCACATGGGAACACTGGAGTCCGTGCTGCTGTGGTGAGACTGCTCCTTAGACCCAAAGCAGTTTTCAGATCCTCTTTAGCAACATGAGACTGACCACTGCTTCCCAGTCACAGTACCCAGAGCTCTGGGGCTGCCTACATAATGCAAGAGTTTCTCTCCTGCTTGGGACCCCATAAGTCAGACTCCAATGACCTTCCTACAGATCTGCTACACAGAAGAGAGGCAGCAGTGCCTTCTAGCAGCAAAATCATGCATGCCTGCTGGTGGGAAGGAGACAAGAAAGACATCTTAGTAACATGAAATGTGTTATATGAACAGCTTTGAAGCAGTCAGTGCAGGAAGAGGTCCTGTGAGGCTGCACCCACTAAGGCAATGGTCACAGCCCTACCTTTGCAGATGGTAATGAGTAATGGTCAGTCCCAGCCCACAGCCGAGGTAATGAGATAATTACACCTCACATAGACCTATGTGGAACATACAACACTTTCTCTGACAGTCACGGCCCAGCCTTTTTCTGGGGacttttgtttagttttcttttgctgttgttttctcctctttgtaAGCTACAGCATTCAAACAAATGCAGTCTGGGGAAGTGAATGCTCTGACAGCAATCTTCCAATACTTATAAGCAGGAAGGAAATCAACTTTCTACATAGGTGGACAGTAATAAGACAAGAAGGAaacttttaaactaaaagaagagatttagattagatgtcaagGGTCATTTATTCACTGAGAGGGAGAaaaggtgctggcacaggctgcccagagaagctataGGTGTGTAAGGCCACCTTGGATGAGGCCCTGCTCATTCTGATGTAGTGGTTGGCAGGAATGTTGGAACTACGTGatttttgaggtcctttccaacccaatcTCCCTTCTTAAGTGAGACTGAtttccagctgcaggcagacacCTGATGTGTCCAGATTTGTGCTACGAGGGATGTCCTGATGGCAGCCCCTGTGAGCATCCCCACAGAAGCCATGGGGTGAAATGaggtgctgctctcagctccacTGGCCCACAACCTGCACTCACTGCCAAGAATCGAATGTGAAAGTATCTCAGCAGCAAACGAGCCCCGTCCCCATCGTGTCTTCCACCCTGCCTTGGAAAAGATGAGGAGCAATGGGGACTGCAGGACATCCCCAGGACCCCCCACAACAACCCTGCCCCGGCTCACTCACCGACAGGCACGGCCGGAGAGCTCCGGGCTGCGAGGAAGAAGcggagcagcaggaaaagccaGACTGTCCTCCGCAGGCTCTGCTAACCCCGCCCAGGGACGCCTACCCAGAGTCAGCCCCGCCTGcgctgctgggagctgtagttcGGTGCTGAGGCCTGTTGGGCTCGGGCGGTACCGACGCTGGTTAGAGCAAGGCCGCCGCCTCCACTGAGCAAGGCCGGGTTAGGCCGCGCTTCAAGACGCCATAAAGATACGTTTTACTGTTTAAAGCGATCTCTTTTAGGAGCGAATGGGAAGCGGGAGAAGCCGACAAGGCGGCCGCAACAGCCTCCGGTGAACCAGAGAGTAGCGTAAGAGAACAGCCGAGCAGAAGCCATACTGCTGCCACAGCCACCACCTCTATGGTAACCTCTATGGTCTGAGGAGAGGCCCCTCGCACCTCATGGTGTTCTAGGAGACCTCCAGGCCGTCAGCCAATCGCAAAGCGCGTAGCGAAAATAACTAACCAATGGAGGCTCTCATCTTCACCCAGTTctcccgccccccccccgcGCTGCTATCCCGGATGTTGGTGGGAGGAGCTTGCTGAATTGCGACCAATGGGATGAGCGGATGTTGTCCCAGAGTGCCGCGCGCTTCGTACAGCGATAGCCAATCAGCGCGGAGGACGCTGGGGGGACACGGCAAGGTGAGCGGGGCGGAGGCGCGCTCTGTCTTCTCAGCCGTCACCGTCACAGCCCGAGCGGACACCGTGCAGGTGGGGGCCGTGTGCGGCCTGGGCCTTGCCCGGTGGGGGTGCTGCCTGGCCGGGCCTTACCCTTCGATGGGACTTTGCTGTCCCATGCTGCGGCCGGGATTCGGTTGTGCTGAGGTGGTTTTGGGGGGTGTTTAAAGGGAGAAATGCGGATCTCTCGCTCTTTAAGGGTGGGCCGTGAGGCGGATTGTAGCAGCATTGGGGGTTCTTAATTGCTTCTTGTCGTTATTAGGAACAGGCAAAGCAAGATGCAGACGGCTTCTTTGGCTCTCCTCAGCTCCCCGGCTCTGGTAAGTACTCTGTCTGCAGAGGGGTGAAGTGGTGCTTAGTGGGGCTGTATATCTGTGGGGGGCTTTTCTAATGGGGCTGTATATCTGTGGGGGCTTTTCTAATGGGGCTGTATATCTGTGGGGGCTTTTCTAATGGGGCTGTATATCTGTGGGGGCTTTTCTAATGGGGCTGTATATCTGTGGGGGCTTTTCTAATGGGGCTGTATATCTGTGGGGGCTTTTCTAATGGGACTGGGATCAGAacgtggctctgggcagccctggCTGAGAGAGTGTCCCATGAGGCTGTTTTACACATGAGTaatgaggggggggggaggaacaAGGTGACCTCTGATGACTGCAGAGTGATGCCCACTGTCCCTTGTTGGACTATGAGCCTTCTTGCAGTGTGAGATCAGTAGTTATCACAGAGGTGTCGTCGTTTGGTCACAAAATGTGAGCAAGGAATGAAATCTCTTGGGCTGTGATAATGGCTGAGCTGTAAAATAGCAGCTCTGATCTTGCAGCGTGTTGGTCTGTGACAGCGTTCCTTGTGGGCTGCATCTAAACTAGGAATGCTCTGAATTTgtgtatgtttcttttttcagtcttgaagcattttgatattttctaatgttattcttttctgagaattggtgaggctgcatctaACTATAGGAATTAAtggtctgttttgtttcagttccgGTGCTGCTCCAGGGCTCTGGTCAGGCCCGTTTCAGTGTCTGTGTTCAGCAGGCCTGAGGCTCAGGCTGTACAGGTAAGGTTCTTTTATGTGGTAAATTAAATTGGCTcctgtatttctgtgcttgttGTGTTGATGACTCCTCCAGAGGTGGAGTAGTAAGATATCATCATTGCTGGTAATGGATATAGCTTTTAGTCCAGACCAGTAGTAGCTGAGCATATATTTTTTGCTCTGTCTTGAGTAGATTATAAACAGTGAAAGCATGTTTTATTAAGATGACTCTCATATTGACAGTTAACCTGTTTTTTGTGTGTCCCACAGCCAGCTGGTGTGTCCTACCCACAGCTGACCCACCGTGGGTTCCAAACTAGTGCAGTTTCCAGGGATATTGACACTGCTGCTAAGTTCATCGGTGCTGGTGCTGCCACAGTTGGGGTGGCTGGTTCAGGAGCAGGTATTGGGACAGTGTTTGGCAGCTTGATCATTGGCTATGCCAGGTAAGTAAGTTGCCAGGCTGGCTTGAATTTATTCCTTTCTAGCACTAAACTTGGTAGAGAAGCAGAGCTTTTTCTGGAGCTTATGTTCTACCCTAGGCATGTAGCATGTAGAATCACATACTTTAACTGAAGCATTCCTCTCTGGAATGTAAGGAATGTTAGATTCCATCATTCTATTCAAACAAATAAGAAAGAGCCTGAACTGTTTGAATCCACCCTATACATACTATTGGATGATGCAGAAGTTCTGTGGAGCTCTGCCTCCTCCTAGAAGGAATGAAGCACTAGTCATCAATGGCAACTGTTGCTTGGTACCAAGGTGAAACTAGCCTTTGGGGTTTTATGTAGTGACCGGCAATCACTAAATCCAGGGGGAAAAATTGGCTCTTTCATTCCAGGTGGTGGCTAGCTGCCATAAGTCTGGTTCATCCTCCCAAACTTGTTGACTATATGGCATAATCCTGGCTTTCTGTGATGTGATATGGGGTCTGGTTTGtttagttgtgttttgttttcccctcttgCTGCgagtcctttttttcctcccctctcttcactttattattttattttatttccctgtaCACATGCAGGAATCCATCTCTCAAGCAGCAACTTTTCTCCTATGCCATCCTGGGCTTTGCCCTGTCTGAGGCCATGGGTCTCTTCTGTTTGATGGTGGCATTCCTTATCCTCTTTGCCATGTGACAACTTCTGGCCTGGCTGCAGTTTCCATCACTTTGTCCTCAGCGGTTTGAGTCTGCTTTCATCAGAGTGACTGACAATTAAAGAAAAGATTTCTCTAAATAAAGTGGTggctttattatttctttattatttttttcttccttatgtgCTGGTCCATGATTGGGAAAGCCATTGGGGGATACTGACATATTGGTAATCCTCTAGATCTAGGAACACCTAGTGATAAAGCAGAGTGGGAACGTGCATTGGTGGTAGcaagagagaaagatgaagtCAGCCAAATAAAAGGGGGTGTCCTTGTGCAGCTCAAACACTGTGTTTTCTATTCGACAGTCCCAGCAAGCATTGATGTAACAATAAAGCAAATACTTATATTTGAGCATTGTTTTCTCCACATAATATTGCTGAATATTACAGGTGAGTGCGCATAGAGTGTATCAAAGGTGTTTGGGTTATGAAATGACATTGTTCAAGTACACAAGGATATACATTGCCATGTGAGattcacaaagcaaaaatggTTTCAAGGTCACACTGTTCATAGGCCTATTGAAAGCATTGGGTTTAAGCGCAGGAGCACAGACCgtgttatttctttctcaacAGTTGCATGCCTCAGCTGTTTCAGAGCTTGGAGCACACTGAGCAAAGGAGGAGTTCTAAGGTCTAAGCTGAATCTTGGCCCCCAGTGTAAGACAGCTGTGCCTTTAAGGAAGGTAACCATGTGGGAAGCTTTGCCTGGTTATCAGCTTTAGGTAATTGAATTAATGCAGTGTCTGTGTATACTAAAGCTGCTGAAGTGTGGTCGTGACCTTCCTGGGGACACGAATGGGGATATCAGTATCTCCTCTGTTCCTTTGTAATAGCTGCGTATGCAGTGTGAAGGGAGCTGGAGAAGGGGTTTGATTTCTGccccaaaacaaaccaacccattCTTGAGACTATTGGGAGAAATGATTTTGCGTATCCCTGGGATGGCAGCGGTGACCTTGGAAGTCAAATGGGCTCAATGATGGCTGAGCATCATCGCTCAGCATCCCTAAAGAGCCTCAAAAAGCTCCCATTTCCACAAGCCAGACTTCTCTGCCTCTGCAATCCGGAGCAGTCCGCCATCACAGCAGGGGGCGCTGTTGCACGGCGGTGCGGAGCGCTGGGGGGGGCAGTCTCAGCGGAAGGGCCGCTCTGGTACCGAAAGGTGACTCTATGGTagttgtgggggggggggggggggggggagttggCGTCGGTAGTGGGAGGGCAGCGCGGGGGAGGTGACGCTCTGGGCGGTGATCGGTGGAGGAGGTGCGAGGCGGTGGCCGCTCTGGCCGACCGACTCGTTGGTGCGGAGTCCCGGAAGCAGCGTTCTCCGAGGCCGGGCGCGGAATGGCGGAGAGTCCGGCAGCCGAAGAGGCGGCTCCGGCCGCGGTGCTGGCGGCGACGACGGGCAGCGGTGCTGGCGGCACCTCGACCGGTTCGAGCGGCGGAACGGGGAGCCCCGGCGTCTTCATCCCCGCCGAACTGTGGGCGGCAGCGGGTTTCGGCTCTTCACCGGCGGTCGCCACCGTCGCCCCGGTTAGCGGCGGAGCTCCCATcgctgcggcggcggcggcggctgcgggggCCGCTCTCCTCACGCATTCCGCCTTTTGGGACCCCACGGTCAGCGGTGACTGGGATAGCGAGCGGCCCAGCTCGGCCTGCCTGCTGCGGATCAAACGGTGAGCGGGccgccctgccctgccctgccccggGGCCGCCTCCCGTCTTCTCCCGGCCCATAGAGCTCCCTGCTGTTCCGCTCCGTGGCTGTGCGGGGGCCGCCTGCGTTCCTCAAGGGCGCTGGTAACGGTCCGCGAGGCCACGCCGTCCTCTCAGCCCGGGTTCGGGGCTGTGGACGGGTTCAGGGGCTCCCCTGGATGGGGCCTGGTGGTcgctggggaagagaaggctcagggggagacctcattgctttATAGTAccctgaaaggagattgtggGGATGTGGGGGTCGGCCTCTGTGCCAGGGAGCAGCTGTAGGACAAGGGGTGATTTCTTGATGTTGTGCCTGAAGAGGTTCGGGTTGGGTATTAGGAGAAATTCCTCCTAAAGAGCAGCGAGGCACTGGCaaaggctgcacagggaggtggtggagtcaccatccctggagggacTCGAGAACcgtggagatgtgacactgagggatgtgggctggGCTTGGACTTGTGGATCTGAGCGGTCTTTTCCGACCATAATGATTCTATACTTCATTACCGTGCCCCAGGGGCTCTTTTAGgtgcagccccagggctctgTAACGAGGGGTTTGGGTGCTCCTGCTCTTGCTGTGGCCTTTGGCAGCCACGCTTTGTGGCACATTGCCCTCATCCTGCCCTCATTGTGCTCCTTGGAGGTGCTGTTAAATGGGAAGCAGAACGAGCTCCTCCGTCCCCATCAGCAGTCGAGTTTTGCAAGATGTTATCCTAAACTTCCTGGTTGGTGCCCACCCATTTGGCTGCTCTGGCTTTTTAAGGATCATCTGGTTAAACCCAACGTGTCAATAGCCTTTGATACCATGAGCAATACGGTCTTTTATTGTTAGAGATATTGGCACCGTGTCAGCAagttcttcctcttccttcagaaCAGTATCGCTGCCTGCCAGGCTCTTGCTCatccttgttctgttgcttgtTCTAGAGCTAGTCTGATGCCTTCCAAAGATGGCACCGGATACTCTGGCAGTTTTCCATCCAAGCACTGAAAGCAATAACTTCATAATGTTAAGTAGGAAGGCAAAACCTCTCCTGTTGTTCTCAGACTTGTTATTGCCCTGAATAGCTCTCTGAGCTCTGGTTGCTTCCTGAACAGGTCTAGTGGTAGCTTGTCCCAGAGTATCGTGCAGTTCTGATGATGGTGGGGAGCTTTTTGGCAATAAAAGGTGCTGTTTGGTGCATCTGTAAGCTCgttctttttcagttcatttaatCCAGGAAATAAAACCGTTGTGATTtaagctgtgtgtgtgtccgTGCCTCCTAATAGCACTTGAACCCACTGTCTGATTAAAACCAAACCTGACAGAGCACTTTTCAGACACAATCCAGGTACTGTaatgttgggggaaaaaaaagtgaatgggTCTATAGAAGGGGCTTCGTAAATAGTCCAAGTGTATGGAGAGAAAGCAGGGAGGTAAAGTTTTGTGTTAGGTAACAAAATTCACCAATGAGAGGTTTTTCGTGTTGACCTTAAGAGAAGTTTTATTGTCAATTCTTAGGTTATGGGGTAAAATACAAGGCAGCAGGTTGCCAAGGCG is part of the Excalfactoria chinensis isolate bCotChi1 chromosome 24, bCotChi1.hap2, whole genome shotgun sequence genome and harbors:
- the CALCOCO2 gene encoding calcium-binding and coiled-coil domain-containing protein 2, whose translation is MDETSDEPPTSAVILDSGCFSQVIFNNVEKCYAPGGDVTCHYTLTHNIVPRGKDWVGIFRVGWKTTREYYTFMWAPQPSDVHGNTAVQQQIQFKAYYLPKDDEYYQFCYIDQDGMIRGASVPFQFRAETEDDILVVTTQGEVEEIEQQNKNLLKENEELQANCASLQKQNTDLQEDLKKTQELQNVLEFLRSSTEKMELELNSLKKENKHLKELNECREAELHQFKEQIQNVTSEKEHLETRLKTTLDHVDQLQSQLLSYEKEIEDLVHSDHDKTKQCESLKEENNQLCMTITQKEEQKKELKHCLEHLKGTEANLTLQLQNEQQQNKDLMKELEEQRCLFQTLKAKKKESDEENQKLRKENDSLLRRLSQPRDVSSSSVVSQAQALAPAPEDFVFGNPYHDAGANWKARATGIDSIRKCPICNDIFPDDIEARDYEAHVQSHLLECPVCNEAFEKSNQQVFDDHMLCHSLERF
- the ATP5MC1 gene encoding ATP synthase F(0) complex subunit C1, mitochondrial, whose protein sequence is MQTASLALLSSPALFRCCSRALVRPVSVSVFSRPEAQAVQPAGVSYPQLTHRGFQTSAVSRDIDTAAKFIGAGAATVGVAGSGAGIGTVFGSLIIGYARNPSLKQQLFSYAILGFALSEAMGLFCLMVAFLILFAM